In Scomber scombrus chromosome 17, fScoSco1.1, whole genome shotgun sequence, the following proteins share a genomic window:
- the fdft1 gene encoding squalene synthase isoform X2, with protein sequence MDILKSLGHPEEIFNLFKFKMGGCRTVMPKLDYESMSDSLRTCYLYLNQTSRSFAAVIQALDGELRHAVCIFYLVLRALDTVEDDMSIPLDKKVPMLNDFHTYLYQDEWSFSESQEKDRQVLEDFPTISLEFRNLALEYRDVISDICHRMGVGMAEFLEKKVGSMKEWDQYCHYVAGLVGIGLSRLFSASQLEDPEVGRDTELANSMGLFLQKTNIIRDYLEDTQEGRAFWPQEAWSQFAGRLEDLAQPEKLESALSCLNLLVTDALRHVPDVITYLSRLRNQSVFNFCAIPQVMAIATLSLCYNNPLVFQRVVKIRKGQAVTLMMEATNMRAVQTIITQYSQEILQKVSLTDPSRDKTLHILALIREKSALSQSSLPSRTHHLSPMYLSAAMLLAALSWQYLSTTAAQAQGTNDMQGQ encoded by the exons ATGGATATCCTGAAGTCACTGGGCCACCCGGAGGAAATATTCaacctctttaaatttaaaatgggGGGATGCAGAACCGTCATGCCAAAGTTGGATTAT GAGTCCATGAGCGACAGCCTGCGGACCTGCTACCTGTACCTGAACCAAACCAGCCGGAGTTTTGCAGCTGTGATTCAAGCGCTGGACGGAGAGTTAAG ACATGCAGTTTGTATTTTCTACCTGGTCCTGCGGGCACTGGACACAGTGGAGGATGACATGAGCATCCCTCTGGACAAGAAGGTACCCATGCTGAATGATTTCCACACCTACCTCTACCAGGATGAGTGGAGTTTCAGTGAGAGCCAGGAGAAAGACCGGCAGGTTCTGGAGGATTTCCCCACG ATATCACTGGAATTCAGAAACCTTGCTCTTGAGTACAGAGATGTCATCTCAGATATCTGCCACCGTATGGGAGTAGGAATGGCCGAATTCCTGGAGAAGAAAGTAGGATCCATGAAGGAGTGGGACCAG TATTGCCACTATGTGGCAGGGCTGGTCGGCATCGGACTGTCTCGCCTCTTCTCCGCGTCTCAGCTCGAGGACCCTGAGGTGGGGCGTGACACCGAGCTGGCCAACTCCATGGGACTGTTCCTCCAGAAGACCAACATTATCCGAGACTATCTGGAGGACACACAAGAGGGGCGTGCTTTCTGGCCACAAGAG GCGTGGAGCCAGTTCGCAGGTCGCCTGGAGGACTTGGCTCAGCCAGAGAAGTTGGAGTCGGCTCTGTCCTGCCTCAACCTGCTGGTCACTGATGCTCTGCGCCACGTCCCAGATGTCATCACCTACCTGTCCCGCCTGCGGAACCAGAGCGTCTTCAATTTCTGTGCCATTCCACAG GTGATGGCAATAGCGACACTATCTTTGTGCTACAACAACCCATTGGTGTTCCAGCGAGTAGTAAAAATCCGAAAGGGACAAGCTGTCACACTCATGATGGAGGCCACCAACATGAGAGCTGTGCAGACCATCATCACCCAGTACAGCCAGGAG ATTCTACAGAAGGTCTCCCTCACTGACCCGTCACGGGACAAGACCCTGCACATCCTGGCGCTAATCCGAGAGAAGTCCGCCCTGTCACAGTCGAGCCTCCCCTCCAGGACCCACCACCTTTCACCCATGTACCTATCTGCTGCCATGCTGCTCGCCGCTCTCAGTTGGCAGTACCTCAGCACCACTGCAGCACAGGCGCAGGGTACCAACGACATGCAGGGACAGTGA
- the fdft1 gene encoding squalene synthase isoform X1 produces MAGACCKCQVSLTVFKRSLSVAPRGSGSAARSLLPGWRMAERGLQEAARPSSALRPAGLYRHTVFSYLSCQESMSDSLRTCYLYLNQTSRSFAAVIQALDGELRHAVCIFYLVLRALDTVEDDMSIPLDKKVPMLNDFHTYLYQDEWSFSESQEKDRQVLEDFPTISLEFRNLALEYRDVISDICHRMGVGMAEFLEKKVGSMKEWDQYCHYVAGLVGIGLSRLFSASQLEDPEVGRDTELANSMGLFLQKTNIIRDYLEDTQEGRAFWPQEAWSQFAGRLEDLAQPEKLESALSCLNLLVTDALRHVPDVITYLSRLRNQSVFNFCAIPQVMAIATLSLCYNNPLVFQRVVKIRKGQAVTLMMEATNMRAVQTIITQYSQEILQKVSLTDPSRDKTLHILALIREKSALSQSSLPSRTHHLSPMYLSAAMLLAALSWQYLSTTAAQAQGTNDMQGQ; encoded by the exons ATGGCCGGAGCTTGCTGCAAGTGTCAAGTCTCTTTAACCGTGTTCAAGCGCTCTCTCTCGGTGGCGCCGCGGGGCTCTGGGTCCGCTGCACGATCGCTCCTACCGGGCTGGAGGATGGCGGAGCGGGGCCTGCAGGAGGCCGCCCGACCCTCCAGCGCCCTAAGACCCGCAGGCTTATACCGACACACGGTCTTCTCTTATCTCTCCTGCCAGGAGTCCATGAGCGACAGCCTGCGGACCTGCTACCTGTACCTGAACCAAACCAGCCGGAGTTTTGCAGCTGTGATTCAAGCGCTGGACGGAGAGTTAAG ACATGCAGTTTGTATTTTCTACCTGGTCCTGCGGGCACTGGACACAGTGGAGGATGACATGAGCATCCCTCTGGACAAGAAGGTACCCATGCTGAATGATTTCCACACCTACCTCTACCAGGATGAGTGGAGTTTCAGTGAGAGCCAGGAGAAAGACCGGCAGGTTCTGGAGGATTTCCCCACG ATATCACTGGAATTCAGAAACCTTGCTCTTGAGTACAGAGATGTCATCTCAGATATCTGCCACCGTATGGGAGTAGGAATGGCCGAATTCCTGGAGAAGAAAGTAGGATCCATGAAGGAGTGGGACCAG TATTGCCACTATGTGGCAGGGCTGGTCGGCATCGGACTGTCTCGCCTCTTCTCCGCGTCTCAGCTCGAGGACCCTGAGGTGGGGCGTGACACCGAGCTGGCCAACTCCATGGGACTGTTCCTCCAGAAGACCAACATTATCCGAGACTATCTGGAGGACACACAAGAGGGGCGTGCTTTCTGGCCACAAGAG GCGTGGAGCCAGTTCGCAGGTCGCCTGGAGGACTTGGCTCAGCCAGAGAAGTTGGAGTCGGCTCTGTCCTGCCTCAACCTGCTGGTCACTGATGCTCTGCGCCACGTCCCAGATGTCATCACCTACCTGTCCCGCCTGCGGAACCAGAGCGTCTTCAATTTCTGTGCCATTCCACAG GTGATGGCAATAGCGACACTATCTTTGTGCTACAACAACCCATTGGTGTTCCAGCGAGTAGTAAAAATCCGAAAGGGACAAGCTGTCACACTCATGATGGAGGCCACCAACATGAGAGCTGTGCAGACCATCATCACCCAGTACAGCCAGGAG ATTCTACAGAAGGTCTCCCTCACTGACCCGTCACGGGACAAGACCCTGCACATCCTGGCGCTAATCCGAGAGAAGTCCGCCCTGTCACAGTCGAGCCTCCCCTCCAGGACCCACCACCTTTCACCCATGTACCTATCTGCTGCCATGCTGCTCGCCGCTCTCAGTTGGCAGTACCTCAGCACCACTGCAGCACAGGCGCAGGGTACCAACGACATGCAGGGACAGTGA